From a single Porites lutea chromosome 10, jaPorLute2.1, whole genome shotgun sequence genomic region:
- the LOC140951333 gene encoding histamine H2 receptor-like, with amino-acid sequence MARLYRLHSFLSTLILLFCVFKDARAANSTQKPISVQFSNTDVIASTVALVLVIVLALLGNTLVCFAFYRSTNLRCVTNVFIVSLAVTDILVASVSIPIWLIIQNTDCINNTITCPSVLLTLWRCLDILFSTASIMNLCAISFDRYVAITSPLRYSQIITKNRAIVVLVCLWSYSVIIATINLEGGRHYPVLVFVVSFLLPLSVMIFSYSRIFLAALRQVRRVQPIRQAFYFKREIKAAKTLALVMGAFIACWTPFFVINIIVPFSPGVQIKPIVTLLIKFLHYGNSALNPVIYSSTNRDFRNKILSVLPWTSGYFQSNIGNAVVNLWSSSFRSTFGQSSVAFQTDSVTEANNNQTNRDVSSPQEQASYAASDIKKDQRTISTNSHPHAANSSP; translated from the coding sequence ATGGCCAGGTTATATCGACTACACAGCTTCCTgtcaacattgattttgttgttttgtgtttttaagGATGCAAGGGCTGCAAACTCTACTCAGAAACCCATATCAGTACAGTTCAGCAATACAGATGTCATCGCATCGACCGTAGCCTTGGTTCTTGTGATAGTACTGGCGCTGTTGGGAAACACACTAGTTTGCTTCGCTTTTTACCGCTCAACAAACCTAAGATGCGTCACAAATGTGTTCATCGTGTCGTTAGCTGTCACTGATATTCTCGTAGCTTCTGTTTCTATTCCTATCTGGTTGATTATTCAAAACACGGATTGCATCAACAATACGATCACTTGTCCCAGTGTACTCTTAACATTGTGGCGATGTCTTGACATTCTATTCTCCACTGCTTCTATCATGAATCTCTGCGCCATCAGTTTTGATCGCTACGTAGCCATAACTTCACCACTACGCTACTCTCAGATTATAACGAAAAATCGGGCGATCGTTGTTTTGGTTTGCCTCTGGTCATACTCTGTGATCATCGCCACCATTAACCTAGAAGGAGGACGTCATTATCCTGTGTTGGTTTTTGTGGTCTCGTTTCTCCTCCCTTTATCAGTGATGATTTTCTCATATTCACGAATATTTCTCGCAGCATTACGTCAGGTGCGCCGTGTTCAACCGATACGCCAAGCGTTTTACTTCAAGCGGGAGATAAAAGCGGCCAAGACGCTTGCTTTGGTGATGGGCGCGTTCATTGCTTGCTGGACGCCCTTCTTCGTTATCAATATTATCGTGCCATTTTCTCCAGGTGTTCAAATTAAACCAATAGTGACATTACTGATTAAATTCTTGCATTATGGTAATTCGGCGCTTAATCCAGTTATATATTCCAGCACCAACCGCGATTtcagaaacaaaattttaagtGTTCTTCCTTGGACGTCCGGATATTTCCAAAGCAACATCGGGAACGCTGTAGTCAACTTATGGTCATCTAGTTTTCGAAGCACATTTGGTCAGAGTTCAGTGGCTTTTCAGACTGATAGCGTTACCGAAGCAAATAATAATCAAACCAACCGAGATGTTTCAAGCCCTCAGGAACAAGCTTCATATGCGGCTTCAGATATCAAGAAAGACCAACGCACTATAAGCACTAACAGCCACCCCCATGCTGCAAATTCATCGCCATAA